One window from the genome of Eublepharis macularius isolate TG4126 chromosome 15, MPM_Emac_v1.0, whole genome shotgun sequence encodes:
- the LOC129343624 gene encoding synaptophysin-like protein 1: protein MERVTQKMSGLQFNLGPAKEPLGFIKALEWIFAIFAFATCGGYSGTTKINVTCPKNNLTAKADFGYPFRLNEALLSLPEKEDCNGTWVKHFFLVGDFSSSAQFFVTFAVFVFLYCIAALVIYLCFFHLYRGATKLPMIDFIVTVVVSFLWLVSTSAWAKGLTDIKTSTGQNMLVGLDPCKVVKCTFDEVSSMGSLNVSVVVGFLNLILWAGNAWFVYKETHLHNPPAAEPPNPANPPIPSGM from the exons ATGGAGCGAGTGACTCAG AAAATGTCCGGGCTGCAGTTCAACCTGGGACCTGCCAAGGAGCCGTTGGGCTTCATCAAGGCCCTGGAATGG ATTTTTGCCATCTTTGCATTTGCCACCTGTGGAGGTTACAGCGGAACTACAAAAATCAATGTCACCTGTCCCAAAAATAACCTGACTGCTAAGGCCGATTTTGGATACCCATTCAG GTTGAACGAAGCTTTGCTCAGCCTTCCAGAGAAGGAGGATTGTAATGGCACTTGGGTCAAACACTTCTTCTTGGTGGGAGACTTCTCATCCTCGGCTCAGTTCTTCGTGACCTTCGCTGTCTTCGTGTTCCTGTACTGCATCGCTGCCCTGGTGATATACCTGTGTTTCTTCCACCTATATCGGGGTGCCACTAAACTCCCCATGATT GACTTCATTGTCACAGTGGTGGTTTCTTTCTTGTGGCTGGTAAGCACATCTGCCTGGGCGAAGGGTCTCACGGATATCAAAACATCCACCGGCCAAAACATGTTGGTGGGACTCGATCCTTGTAAAGTTGTGAAATGTACTTTTGATGAAGTCAGCAGTATGGGATCCTTGAACGTCTCTGTG GTTGTTGGTTTCCTCAACCTGATTCTGTGGGCAGGAAACGCTTGGTTTGTCTACAAGGAAACACACCTGCATAACCCTCCAGCTGCCGAGCCTCCCAACCCAGCTAACCCCCCAATTCCTTCGGGGATGTAA